One region of Clostridium sp. Marseille-P299 genomic DNA includes:
- a CDS encoding Crp/Fnr family transcriptional regulator, producing MLSTLKTCPLFANMTDEDINDCLLCSGSEVINYNKDESIFYQQDEPKYLYILLEGVVDVCSDTVAGKRVIITSINQKGEIFGEVFLFLNHKNYDNYAIAVVPSKVLLIPGSYFYHRCAKNCIYHNLLISNMLSILSQKAFYLNRKLQIMSSSSLRQKIARVLLQNVKEDGMVELGMNREELADFLGVARPSLSRELMDMQKDGLIRTNRKVIQILDQDELQQYL from the coding sequence ATGCTTTCCACATTAAAAACATGCCCTCTATTTGCGAATATGACAGATGAGGATATTAACGATTGTTTATTGTGTAGTGGTTCAGAAGTTATCAACTATAATAAAGATGAGAGTATATTCTATCAACAAGATGAACCTAAATATCTTTATATTCTTTTGGAGGGGGTTGTTGATGTATGCAGTGATACGGTGGCTGGTAAGCGAGTAATTATCACATCAATAAATCAAAAAGGAGAGATATTTGGTGAAGTATTTCTATTTTTGAATCATAAGAATTACGATAATTATGCGATTGCAGTGGTTCCATCGAAGGTTTTATTAATACCTGGAAGTTATTTTTATCATAGATGCGCTAAAAATTGCATTTACCATAACTTATTAATATCAAACATGCTTTCAATTCTTTCCCAAAAGGCATTCTATTTGAATCGAAAATTACAGATTATGTCCAGCAGTTCGTTACGGCAAAAGATTGCACGAGTTCTTTTACAAAATGTAAAAGAAGATGGAATGGTAGAACTAGGGATGAATCGAGAAGAATTAGCTGATTTCTTAGGTGTTGCAAGGCCTTCTTTATCTCGAGAATTAATGGATATGCAAAAGGACGGTCTAATTAGAACAAATCGAAAAGTAATTCAAATCCTAGATCAAGATGAATTACAACAATATTTATAA
- a CDS encoding methyl-accepting chemotaxis protein → MVFLSERIEEVCDTITQIKNIIGKTQDIAQSGKSSIETLRERTTETKQATAILTESMIALEKQSSMIETIVKVINEIAEQTNLLSLNAAIEAARAGDAGRGFGVVASEIRNLATKTLEASTEIKDIIGDIQMYMKNVVQTTNKTDKIVMAQEIAMNSNVEMFNNITDFVLDIAHDLENITNGMGNIELAKNDTQRAMESIAAVAEETAATTEQVTSTIVQQKEMIHKLNEESESLNRNVGMLDTAINIFKI, encoded by the coding sequence ATGGTCTTCCTTTCAGAACGTATTGAAGAAGTATGTGATACGATAACCCAAATAAAGAATATAATAGGAAAAACCCAGGATATAGCTCAAAGTGGTAAATCCTCCATTGAAACTTTAAGAGAGAGAACGACGGAAACAAAACAAGCAACGGCTATTTTAACGGAATCTATGATAGCTCTTGAAAAGCAATCCTCTATGATAGAAACCATCGTAAAAGTAATCAATGAAATTGCGGAGCAAACGAATCTACTATCGTTAAATGCTGCAATTGAGGCTGCTAGAGCAGGGGATGCTGGAAGGGGTTTTGGGGTAGTTGCAAGTGAAATAAGAAATCTTGCTACAAAAACCCTAGAAGCATCTACAGAGATTAAGGATATCATTGGTGATATTCAAATGTATATGAAAAATGTTGTGCAAACCACAAATAAAACGGATAAAATAGTTATGGCTCAAGAGATAGCTATGAATTCCAATGTTGAGATGTTTAATAATATTACAGACTTTGTTTTAGACATCGCTCATGACTTAGAGAATATTACAAATGGCATGGGTAATATCGAACTTGCTAAGAATGATACACAAAGGGCAATGGAATCAATTGCGGCAGTGGCTGAAGAAACAGCAGCAACTACAGAGCAAGTAACTTCTACAATTGTACAGCAAAAGGAGATGATTCATAAGTTAAATGAGGAGTCGGAAAGTCTAAATCGAAATGTTGGGATGTTAGATACAGCCATTAACATATTCAAGATATAA
- a CDS encoding DUF3892 domain-containing protein — protein MPNNNDRTSLPMMALDDIPEPTADAKEIVALVKDSGRVTGYQLSDGRVLDKEEGVECAKQGGIQGVGVASRNGNEYLKSLPDGKEENNLSNLPSISAKDSL, from the coding sequence ATGCCAAATAATAATGACCGAACAAGCTTACCAATGATGGCGCTGGATGATATACCAGAACCAACTGCAGATGCAAAAGAAATTGTCGCTTTAGTAAAAGATAGCGGACGTGTTACGGGGTACCAATTATCCGATGGACGTGTACTAGATAAAGAAGAAGGTGTAGAATGCGCGAAACAAGGAGGTATACAAGGTGTTGGAGTTGCCTCAAGAAATGGGAATGAATATTTAAAATCTTTACCGGATGGAAAAGAAGAGAACAATTTAAGTAATTTACCTTCAATTTCAGCAAAAGATAGTTTATAA
- a CDS encoding DUF1848 domain-containing protein: MIISASRRTDIPNYYSDWFIKRMEEGFVYVRNPMNPHQISKVSLKKELVDCIVFWTKNPKNMIPKLKKLKDYPFYFQFTLTGYGKDVEPNLPSKREELISTFIGLSKLIGREKVILRYDPIFINETYTVDYHKKAFGEITEKLSPYTEKVIFSFMDFYTKTLRNTKHLNIRELTINDMKEIAKSFSEIAQRNHLAIETCAEKIELNEFQIGHAKCIDDKLIQRILGCKLDIRKDGNQRLECGCVESIDIGAYDTCNNGCCYCYANVNDLKVKENNQIYDINSPLLCSNVNEGDQVFERKVKSFRVEQLSLFDKI; this comes from the coding sequence ATGATTATAAGTGCAAGCAGAAGAACAGATATACCAAACTATTATTCCGATTGGTTTATTAAAAGGATGGAAGAAGGATTTGTATATGTAAGAAATCCTATGAATCCGCATCAGATTAGTAAGGTGAGCTTAAAGAAAGAGCTTGTGGATTGCATTGTATTTTGGACAAAAAATCCTAAAAATATGATACCTAAATTAAAGAAATTAAAGGATTATCCGTTCTATTTTCAGTTTACATTAACCGGTTATGGGAAGGATGTTGAACCAAATTTACCTTCCAAACGAGAAGAGTTGATATCTACATTTATTGGATTGTCAAAACTTATTGGGCGCGAGAAGGTAATCTTAAGATACGACCCCATTTTTATTAATGAAACATATACCGTAGACTATCATAAGAAGGCATTTGGGGAGATTACTGAAAAATTAAGTCCGTATACCGAAAAAGTTATCTTTAGTTTTATGGATTTTTATACAAAGACATTACGCAATACGAAACATTTAAACATTAGAGAATTAACAATTAATGATATGAAAGAAATCGCAAAGTCTTTTTCTGAAATAGCACAGAGAAATCACTTAGCAATCGAAACTTGTGCAGAAAAGATTGAGTTAAATGAGTTTCAAATTGGACATGCTAAGTGTATTGATGATAAATTAATCCAGCGAATTTTAGGATGTAAATTAGATATTCGTAAAGATGGAAATCAACGGTTGGAATGTGGATGTGTGGAGAGTATTGATATTGGAGCATATGACACTTGTAACAATGGATGCTGTTATTGTTATGCGAATGTAAATGATTTAAAGGTAAAAGAAAATAATCAAATATATGATATAAATTCACCTCTACTTTGTAGTAATGTAAATGAAGGTGATCAAGTTTTTGAGAGAAAGGTGAAATCCTTTAGAGTAGAGCAATTAAGTTTGTTTGATAAAATTTAA
- a CDS encoding DUF438 domain-containing protein — protein MSAEINNREFRKEKLKEIISQLHEGKSVEEVRDIFATIFHGVSADEISQAEQALISEGLPITEVQRLCDVHASVFKGSIEEIHQPKEESDIPGHPAYVLKQENRALEKLIHEIKNQLSNLPANESVDALAKQFENLFEIDRHYKKKENIFFPYMEKYGITAPPMVMWGVDDEIREQLKEIKAKIEKEDLNELKNYIETVLHRIEEMIFKEENILLPILHENLTIEEWVQIAKDSVEFGYCLLDHVPEWKPTIKEKQEKEESNEANNTEVEGTIKMPTGVLNVEELVRIFDTLPVDITFVDKNDTVKYFSQGKERVFPRTVSVIGRNVSNCHPPASVHIVEKIVEDFKTGRKDREDFWLHLGDKYILISYFAVRSDSGDYLGVLEVTQNIKSIQEITGEKRLVSE, from the coding sequence ATGAGTGCTGAAATTAATAATCGTGAATTTAGAAAAGAAAAATTAAAAGAAATTATATCGCAGTTACACGAAGGTAAAAGTGTAGAAGAAGTTCGTGATATATTTGCTACGATATTTCATGGAGTATCAGCTGATGAAATTTCACAGGCGGAGCAAGCTCTAATATCCGAAGGGCTACCCATTACGGAAGTTCAACGCCTATGTGATGTTCATGCGTCTGTTTTTAAAGGTTCTATTGAGGAAATTCACCAACCTAAAGAAGAATCAGACATTCCTGGTCATCCAGCATATGTATTAAAACAAGAAAACAGGGCGTTAGAAAAGCTTATTCATGAGATTAAAAATCAATTATCAAACTTACCAGCCAATGAAAGCGTTGATGCACTTGCAAAGCAGTTTGAGAATCTTTTTGAAATTGACCGTCATTATAAGAAAAAAGAAAATATATTCTTTCCTTATATGGAGAAGTATGGAATTACAGCGCCACCTATGGTAATGTGGGGTGTTGATGATGAAATCCGTGAGCAACTAAAAGAAATAAAAGCTAAGATTGAAAAGGAAGACTTGAATGAGTTAAAAAATTATATTGAAACGGTATTGCATCGTATAGAAGAAATGATTTTTAAAGAAGAGAATATTCTTTTACCAATATTGCATGAAAATCTGACCATAGAGGAATGGGTACAGATTGCAAAGGATTCTGTTGAGTTTGGTTATTGTTTATTGGACCATGTTCCTGAATGGAAGCCTACAATTAAGGAAAAACAAGAAAAAGAAGAATCTAATGAAGCAAACAATACAGAAGTGGAAGGCACTATTAAAATGCCTACAGGGGTATTAAATGTGGAGGAATTAGTTCGTATCTTTGATACACTTCCAGTGGATATTACCTTTGTTGATAAGAACGATACTGTAAAGTATTTTTCACAAGGGAAAGAACGAGTTTTTCCAAGAACAGTATCTGTCATAGGCCGAAATGTATCAAATTGTCATCCACCAGCAAGCGTACACATTGTTGAAAAGATAGTAGAAGATTTTAAGACAGGAAGAAAAGATCGCGAGGATTTTTGGCTTCACTTAGGAGATAAATATATACTAATTAGTTATTTTGCTGTTCGTTCTGATAGCGGCGATTACCTTGGAGTATTAGAAGTTACACAAAATATAAAATCCATTCAAGAAATCACTGGGGAAAAGAGATTGGTTTCTGAATAG
- a CDS encoding pyridoxamine kinase — protein MQKRVVAIHDISCFGRCSLTVALPVLSAAGIETSIIPTAVLSTHTGGFTGFTYRDLTDDILPIANHWKTIDIGFNAIYTGYLGSFEQLDIIAKVFDLYENEGTLKFVDPVMADHGKLYSTFSPDFPKGMAKLCAKADVIVPNMTEAVLMLNEEYIKGPYTKEYIEQLLVKLGELGPEKVVLTGVYFDESQIGAATYDKKTKEINYIFHDKIPGSYHGTGDVFGSYLLGALLNGFDLNKATEIAVNFTTQAIQRTYEAKTDNRFGVNFEYSLGDFAKLMNPSKSDENEK, from the coding sequence ATGCAAAAAAGAGTTGTAGCAATTCATGATATATCCTGCTTTGGACGTTGTTCCTTAACAGTAGCATTACCAGTGTTATCAGCAGCAGGTATAGAAACAAGTATTATACCTACCGCAGTTTTATCCACCCATACTGGTGGTTTTACAGGATTTACTTACAGGGATCTTACCGATGATATTCTACCAATTGCGAATCATTGGAAAACAATAGATATTGGTTTTAATGCCATTTACACTGGTTACTTAGGATCTTTTGAACAATTAGATATTATCGCAAAAGTTTTTGATTTATACGAAAATGAAGGAACTTTAAAATTTGTAGACCCAGTTATGGCAGACCATGGAAAGCTTTATTCTACATTTTCACCAGATTTTCCGAAGGGAATGGCTAAATTATGCGCAAAGGCGGATGTTATTGTACCAAATATGACTGAAGCTGTTTTAATGCTTAATGAGGAATATATAAAGGGCCCATATACAAAGGAATATATTGAACAGTTACTTGTAAAGTTAGGTGAGCTAGGCCCAGAAAAAGTTGTTTTAACAGGTGTTTACTTTGATGAAAGTCAGATTGGCGCTGCAACTTATGATAAGAAGACGAAAGAAATTAATTATATTTTCCATGACAAGATACCAGGATCTTATCATGGTACAGGAGATGTATTTGGTAGTTACCTATTAGGTGCTTTATTAAATGGATTTGATTTAAATAAGGCAACTGAAATAGCGGTAAACTTTACGACCCAGGCGATCCAGCGTACCTATGAAGCAAAAACAGACAATCGTTTTGGTGTTAACTTTGAATATAGCTTAGGAGATTTTGCAAAGCTTATGAACCCTAGTAAGTCAGATGAAAACGAGAAATAG
- a CDS encoding anaerobic nitric oxide reductase flavorubredoxin, whose amino-acid sequence MSKKVTDKVTWVGKIDWDLKKFHGDEYSIDRGSSYNSYLIRDKKVALIDTVWQPFDKEFVSRLKQEIDLKEIDYIVANHNEIDHSGALPELMREIPNTPIYCTANGAKIIKGHYHEDWNFVIVKTGDTLDLGTNKLIFIEAPMLHWPDTMFTYLTGENILFSNDGFGQHYASELLFNDKVDQGELYEQAMKYYANILTPFNTFVKKKINEILALNLPISMICPSHGVIWKDNPTQIVEQYLRWADNYQEDQVTFVYDTMWNSTRKMAEAMAEGIQEVSPATKIKLMNSSKDDKNDILTEVFRSKAILLGSSTINNGYLFSIGGILEMIKGLKLKNKSAVAFGSYGWGGEAVKQLTKGLLECGFHIVNDGYRSQWVPDDTELNNCKEYGKQFAKAVLK is encoded by the coding sequence ATGAGTAAAAAAGTAACAGATAAAGTAACATGGGTCGGAAAAATTGACTGGGATTTAAAGAAATTTCATGGAGACGAATATTCAATCGATAGAGGTTCTTCCTATAATTCTTATTTAATTCGAGATAAGAAAGTAGCTTTAATCGATACGGTGTGGCAGCCATTTGATAAAGAGTTTGTATCAAGGCTAAAGCAAGAAATTGACTTAAAAGAAATTGATTACATTGTTGCAAATCATAATGAAATTGACCATAGTGGCGCTCTTCCTGAGTTAATGAGAGAAATTCCTAACACCCCTATTTATTGTACAGCAAATGGCGCAAAAATTATTAAAGGGCATTATCATGAGGATTGGAATTTCGTTATTGTAAAAACAGGCGACACCTTAGATCTTGGAACGAATAAACTCATTTTTATTGAGGCTCCAATGTTACACTGGCCAGATACGATGTTTACATATCTTACTGGTGAAAATATTTTATTTAGTAACGATGGTTTTGGTCAACATTATGCGTCTGAATTACTATTTAACGATAAAGTGGATCAGGGTGAATTATATGAGCAGGCAATGAAATACTATGCGAATATCTTGACACCATTTAATACATTTGTGAAAAAGAAAATAAATGAAATTTTAGCGTTAAATTTACCAATCTCTATGATCTGCCCGAGTCATGGAGTTATTTGGAAGGATAATCCAACACAAATTGTTGAGCAGTACTTAAGATGGGCTGATAATTACCAAGAAGATCAAGTTACCTTTGTTTATGACACAATGTGGAATTCCACTAGAAAAATGGCGGAAGCCATGGCAGAAGGAATTCAAGAAGTGTCTCCAGCTACTAAAATAAAGTTAATGAATTCATCAAAAGATGATAAAAATGATATTCTTACCGAAGTATTCCGTTCAAAAGCAATCTTACTTGGTTCCTCAACTATCAATAATGGATATCTATTCTCAATTGGTGGAATATTAGAAATGATAAAAGGATTAAAACTAAAGAATAAAAGTGCAGTAGCGTTTGGTAGCTATGGATGGGGTGGTGAAGCTGTAAAACAATTAACAAAAGGTCTTCTTGAATGTGGTTTTCATATTGTTAATGACGGATATCGCTCTCAATGGGTCCCAGATGATACAGAACTAAATAATTGCAAAGAATATGGAAAACAATTTGCAAAGGCTGTCTTGAAATAA
- a CDS encoding GNAT family N-acetyltransferase yields the protein MNTPILETTRLILRPFCLEDAKDVYECWESDPDVAKYMLWTSHNEISKTIAWVEKEISKIESNDWYRWAFVLKETQELLGTGIIYFEEEYQNFEIAYNLGKKAWGFGYTTEAMSEILRFAIEILGIPEIIGRHAGENPASGNILKKLGFSYVKDIPYECNCGTNIYEGKEYILKF from the coding sequence GTGAATACACCTATACTAGAAACAACACGATTAATCCTAAGACCATTTTGCTTGGAAGATGCAAAGGATGTATATGAATGCTGGGAAAGTGATCCAGATGTAGCTAAATATATGCTATGGACCAGCCACAACGAAATTAGCAAAACAATTGCATGGGTTGAAAAAGAAATTTCTAAAATTGAATCTAATGATTGGTATCGATGGGCTTTTGTATTAAAAGAAACCCAAGAACTTCTTGGAACTGGTATTATCTATTTTGAGGAAGAATATCAGAATTTTGAAATTGCTTATAACTTAGGTAAAAAAGCATGGGGTTTTGGCTATACAACGGAAGCCATGAGTGAAATCCTGCGTTTTGCAATAGAAATATTAGGAATACCTGAAATAATAGGTAGACATGCAGGGGAAAATCCTGCCTCTGGGAATATATTAAAAAAGCTAGGCTTTTCCTATGTAAAGGATATCCCCTATGAATGCAATTGTGGTACGAATATTTACGAAGGGAAAGAATATATTTTAAAGTTTTGA
- a CDS encoding PDC sensor domain-containing protein, producing the protein MRDGKSMRRQAIQSKMMKQNTDRNNQKERKKKEKEEGLLQKKLRIGIKIKLIAAFMIPVAFIVILGSISYQSAKKAVIEKYESASLTAVDMTAKCIEIITDTVNSKAIQVLTNTEVTNLYQGIYKVNSTDAMSSLRTINTNLLTLTASEDYIYAMTIVSPLASTASTLGTLNSFDYNDFMESEEYQVGASSGSNNAWIGKHTYLDKIAEKDTNMYSLSLMRKLSKGDGYLFIDLKLNNILSLLTEVDVSDDAKITLITRDGREIKAMDEDKLSVSNLGIYQELMLDNELDKGYEYTDINGEDYLFLYSKVGETGLMLCGLVPKATILAAATNIKNVTVGIVILAAIIAILIGVFISSGIAKTINKLASGMQKASDGDLTFLMDVKRNDEFQLLSNSTNQMLKGVKSLIEQAIGVSKQVTNSSGILNHSADELLATSTDINFAV; encoded by the coding sequence ATGAGGGATGGGAAATCGATGCGCAGACAGGCAATACAAAGCAAGATGATGAAACAAAATACAGATAGGAATAATCAAAAAGAACGTAAAAAGAAAGAAAAAGAGGAAGGTCTTTTACAAAAGAAATTAAGGATAGGAATTAAAATTAAATTAATTGCGGCATTTATGATTCCTGTAGCCTTTATTGTGATATTGGGATCAATTTCATATCAAAGTGCTAAAAAAGCAGTAATTGAAAAGTATGAAAGTGCTTCTTTAACTGCCGTTGATATGACCGCAAAATGTATCGAAATAATAACGGATACCGTTAATTCCAAAGCAATTCAGGTGTTGACTAATACAGAAGTAACGAATCTGTATCAAGGGATTTATAAGGTGAACTCTACAGATGCAATGTCTTCCTTACGAACCATTAATACGAATTTATTAACCTTAACGGCAAGCGAGGATTATATTTATGCCATGACAATTGTTTCTCCTTTGGCATCGACAGCCTCTACACTTGGAACATTAAATTCCTTTGACTATAATGATTTTATGGAGAGTGAAGAATATCAAGTTGGAGCGAGTTCAGGCAGTAATAATGCCTGGATTGGTAAACATACATATCTTGATAAGATTGCTGAAAAGGATACTAATATGTATTCTTTATCATTGATGAGAAAATTAAGTAAAGGTGATGGTTACTTATTTATCGATTTAAAATTAAATAATATTTTAAGCCTTTTAACTGAAGTGGATGTAAGCGATGATGCTAAAATTACATTAATAACGAGAGATGGCAGAGAAATTAAAGCAATGGACGAAGATAAGTTATCAGTTAGCAATTTGGGTATATATCAAGAGCTAATGCTTGATAATGAACTTGATAAAGGATATGAATACACAGATATCAACGGAGAAGATTACTTATTCTTGTATTCAAAGGTGGGAGAAACAGGATTAATGCTTTGTGGTTTAGTACCGAAAGCAACTATTTTAGCGGCTGCAACGAATATCAAGAATGTAACAGTGGGTATTGTTATTCTTGCGGCTATCATAGCGATTCTCATTGGAGTATTCATATCTTCCGGTATCGCTAAGACAATTAATAAACTAGCAAGTGGTATGCAAAAGGCTTCCGATGGTGATTTGACATTTTTAATGGATGTAAAGAGAAATGATGAATTTCAGTTACTCTCTAATAGTACAAATCAGATGTTAAAAGGCGTAAAGAGTTTGATTGAGCAAGCAATTGGAGTTAGTAAGCAAGTTACAAATTCTTCGGGAATATTAAATCATAGCGCTGACGAACTTTTAGCAACAAGTACAGATATTAATTTTGCAGTGTAA
- a CDS encoding glycoside hydrolase family 32 protein, protein MKLSLREHIFNIEKAHKKRRQVDPYQQKYHVMPPVGGIYEPSGLCDCDGDYYVFIQYSPMDIDRNGQCFSLYKSRDLLHFMYVGVPIIADQNIDKDGVFSGSTLMIGKEMYFYYTGKVIQQAESNELERYEFNTIVVKVSKDSYFNDVYSDKLVVLKSTDYNEMASGRVCGPKVWQENEAHFMVHAVRLINGGGMILFFTSKDKIKWEYKKKLDVKEEFDIFECPDFFYLDNKPILSINMLNDPSQDQSMNSFRNDVKSNVEYITRVNKTSDDYKVGYYFIEGKSIDDYVLGEFHEWDKGFDFYAPQTFMDRNERVIMIALMGIPNNLYINPTKELGWQHCLTIPRELALKEGKLFQSPIKEFEMLRKNGQSEIIKEELEVILKNTSEIILSYAKESRECNVDINNILKLIYDRKKQKFSMKFVGGMGYGRSKREIRLKHLSEIRILLDSSSAEIFLNDGEEVLTTRIFKREKEYVVKVRSNSASLKWWDIEI, encoded by the coding sequence ATGAAATTAAGCCTTCGAGAGCATATTTTTAATATAGAAAAAGCACATAAGAAACGAAGACAAGTAGATCCATATCAGCAAAAATATCATGTCATGCCTCCAGTCGGTGGAATATATGAACCTAGTGGACTTTGTGACTGTGATGGTGATTACTATGTATTTATTCAGTATTCACCAATGGATATTGATAGAAATGGACAGTGTTTTTCATTATATAAAAGCAGAGATTTGCTTCATTTTATGTATGTTGGAGTGCCTATTATAGCGGATCAAAATATTGATAAAGATGGAGTATTTTCCGGAAGTACCCTTATGATAGGCAAGGAAATGTATTTTTATTATACAGGCAAAGTGATACAACAAGCTGAGAGTAATGAACTAGAAAGATATGAGTTCAATACAATAGTTGTTAAAGTATCTAAGGATTCATACTTTAATGATGTGTACTCAGATAAGTTAGTTGTCTTAAAGAGTACAGATTATAATGAAATGGCTTCTGGTAGAGTCTGTGGTCCTAAGGTTTGGCAGGAAAATGAAGCACACTTTATGGTGCATGCTGTAAGGTTAATCAATGGGGGTGGAATGATACTTTTCTTTACTTCTAAGGATAAGATAAAATGGGAATATAAGAAAAAACTAGATGTGAAAGAAGAGTTTGATATATTTGAGTGTCCTGATTTTTTTTATTTAGATAATAAACCAATACTGAGTATTAACATGCTAAATGATCCATCTCAGGATCAATCTATGAATAGTTTTAGAAATGATGTGAAAAGTAATGTGGAATATATTACTAGAGTTAATAAAACAAGTGATGATTATAAAGTGGGATATTATTTTATAGAAGGTAAATCCATAGATGATTATGTGTTGGGGGAGTTTCATGAATGGGATAAAGGGTTTGATTTTTACGCTCCCCAGACCTTTATGGATAGAAACGAACGTGTGATTATGATTGCTTTAATGGGGATACCTAATAATCTGTATATAAACCCGACGAAGGAACTTGGATGGCAGCATTGCTTAACAATACCCAGGGAATTAGCTCTTAAGGAGGGAAAGCTATTTCAAAGCCCTATTAAGGAATTTGAAATGCTTCGAAAAAATGGCCAGTCAGAAATTATTAAAGAAGAATTAGAAGTAATACTTAAAAATACTTCTGAAATCATACTTTCATACGCAAAAGAGAGTAGAGAATGTAACGTTGACATTAATAATATATTGAAACTTATCTATGATAGAAAGAAACAAAAATTCTCAATGAAATTTGTAGGTGGAATGGGCTATGGAAGGTCAAAACGAGAAATCCGATTAAAGCATTTAAGTGAAATACGTATTTTACTAGATTCCTCCTCTGCCGAGATATTTTTAAATGATGGGGAAGAGGTATTAACTACTAGGATTTTTAAAAGAGAAAAAGAATATGTGGTAAAGGTTAGAAGTAATTCTGCAAGCTTGAAATGGTGGGATATTGAAATCTAA